The following is a genomic window from bacterium.
GAAAATTGAAGCTTGAAAATTAATTGATAATTGGTCTTTGAAAATTGATAATTAAAACTTTATAAATATGCAACAACCTCTCTTGTGGAGAGATTGTCTTGATTTTGTTCAGTTAGCTACCCTATCTTTTTAGACTTGCTTGCCTTGCTCTCGCGGAGTTTCTTTGGGGCGCCCTTGGCGATGATCTTGGCTTCCTTTTGTTTCTTGGTTTTTTCAACCAATTTCGCAAAGCGCTCGACGCGACCGGCGGTGTCCATAATTTTCTTTGTGCCAGTGTAGAAAGGATGACAGGCGGAACAGGCTTCTGTGAAGATTTCGGCTTTTGTTGAGCCAACATTAAAAGTATTGCCACAAGCACAGGTAACTTTGGCCTCTTGGTAATCCGGGTGAATTTCAGGTTTCATAACGAAATGAGTATAAAAGAACCAATGAAATTGTCAAACAGATCGAGAACAGACGTAAGGTCGGACTGCCGAGCGGTCCGACCTTGATTGGTAGCGTCG
Proteins encoded in this region:
- the rpmE gene encoding 50S ribosomal protein L31, which encodes MKPEIHPDYQEAKVTCACGNTFNVGSTKAEIFTEACSACHPFYTGTKKIMDTAGRVERFAKLVEKTKKQKEAKIIAKGAPKKLRESKASKSKKIG